TTATTCCATATTCCCGGTGGAAAAGCCGTTCTGTCAAAATAAAAAAACTGTATGGCTACTCTTGATATCCAATAAATCGCAATAAAACCACAGACGATACAGGCTAAAAAAGAACCATTGGTTAGGTCTTCAAATGCTAAAATAGATAATATACCAAAGCATAAATTAATAACGAGAATATAAGCGGCATAAGTCCAGAACATTTGTTTAATTAAGGTTTGAACTTTATCTAATTCAACTGTCCATTGCAATATTCTGGGGATTAGCAAACTGCCGAACACCAATATAATCTGTGCAAACCCGGCAAAATATATTGCCTTTTGAATAATAGATAACATGGCTCGCCCTCCTTTTAATTTTTAATACTTAAAAGATCTTTAATAGCGTAATCGGCTTTAGAAAAAAGGAAATTATAACCACTATCCAGAAGTTTTTGGGGTATAACCCATCGACTTTTTAAGATCAATTCAGTTTCTGTTCCAATTACCATTGCACCAATCTCCAGCAGCCATGCAGGAGCTGGCAAACCTATCGACACGCCATACGCTTTCCGGATCATGCGCATGAAATCGGTATTTTGTACCGGAGCAGGCGCTGTACAATTTATGATACCTTGCAGCGCTTCATGATCGATCAGCCATTCTGTACATTTTGCTGCGTCTTGTTCGTGTATCCAGGAAATATACTGCTCACCCTCGCCCTGTTTACCTCCTAAACCAAATCGCACCAGATTCAGTAAACGTGGGAAAGCAGCATCAGTTCTTCCTAAAACAATTCCCATTCTTAATGCTATTTTTCTGGTTAATGGTGTATCTGTATTGAAAAAAGTCTTTTCCCATTTT
This genomic interval from Pseudopedobacter saltans DSM 12145 contains the following:
- a CDS encoding TIGR01777 family oxidoreductase produces the protein MKYNKIVLAGGNGYLGTVFAKYYKDLAREVIILSRKAKAKEENIETIVWNGSTKGEWISSLEGADVLINLCGKNVNCRYTQKNREEIIASRVVPTKLLGEVIGQMQNPPRLWINITSATIYRHAEDRPQDEYNGDIGYGFSVDVCKKWEKTFFNTDTPLTRKIALRMGIVLGRTDAAFPRLLNLVRFGLGGKQGEGEQYISWIHEQDAAKCTEWLIDHEALQGIINCTAPAPVQNTDFMRMIRKAYGVSIGLPAPAWLLEIGAMVIGTETELILKSRWVIPQKLLDSGYNFLFSKADYAIKDLLSIKN